DNA sequence from the Acidobacteriota bacterium genome:
TCGAAGCCCTTCACCTCGCCCGCGATGCGGACGGGCCAGCCCTCCGTGTCGAAGAGCGTGATCGGGCCGATCCCGCTTTCTCCCCCGATCACCTTCGCCCAGGTCTCCTCGGCGGTGAGGGCAAGGGGAGACACAACCCCCATTCCGGTCACGGCGACGCGGCGTTTCACGGGGGGCCTTTCCTACTTTTTCTCGGCGTGGGCCTTGATATAGTCGATGGCGGCCTGAACGGTCTGGATCTTCTCGGCCTCTTCGTCGGAGATTTCGATGCCGAACTCCTCCTCGAAGGCCATGATCAGCTCAACGGTGTCCAGCGAGTCGGCTCCAAGGTCGTTGATGAAGTGGGCCTCGGGCTTCACCTCCGCCTCGTCCACGCTCAACTGGTCGGCAATAATGCTGATCACCTTCTGCTCAATGTTCATCGGCCTGCTCCTCCGTCGACAAGGGGGGATTGTACAACGTCACTCACCGTAAATGCAAGGGCGAGGCCCACTTGCGGCCAATTCCGTCATAATGGCAAACTTAGGCCCAGGCGAACGGAGCTTCCAAGGAAGGGGGCGGCGATGGCGGCGCGCGTGGCGGTGGTGGAGGACGACCTCGACATCCTGGAGACCCTCGTGTACACCCTGGAGCGGGAGGGGTACGAGACGTCGGGATTCCCGGACGGCGCCCAGGCCCTCCTGGCCTTCCGGGACAAGGTTCCCGACCTGTGCCTCATCGACTGGATGCTTCCCGGCATGTCGGGCCTGGACCTCTGCCGGATTCTCAAGGCGGACCAGCGCTTCGCCCGCACGGCCATTCTCATGCTGACGGCGCGCGGGACGGAAATGGACGCGGTGACCGGGCTGAACGCAGGGGCCGACGACTACGTGGTGAAGCCCTTCCGCTCGCGGGAACTCCTGGCCCGCGTCAGGGCCCTCCTGAGGAGGACCCAACCGGCCGATACGGCCGGGGCCCTGCGCAGGGTGGGTGACCTCTGGCTGGATACCCACACCTACAGAGCCGGATGGAAGGACAAGGCCTTCGATCTGACCCCCACGGAATTCAAGATCCTCGAGCTTCTCGTGCGGCACCCGGACCGGGTGTACAGCCGGGGCCAGGTCCTCTCCAACCTCTGGCCCGACGACCGGGCGGTGGAGGATCGCGCGGTGGACGTCCACATCGCGCGTCTCCGCGAGAAAATGGGGCCGGCCGCGGCGCTGGTGGAGACCGTCCGGGGCGTGGGGTACCGGCTCAAGGCCCAGGAATGAGGTCGTTCCGCCGACTCCTCGTCCTTCTGGCCGTATCGTGGCTCCTGGCGGCATGGGGGGGAGGCCTGGAGGGCTTGCCCCTGTGGATCTTCCGGACGGGCCTGCTGGTGGGAGCCGCGGCCCTGGCCGCCCGGTGGGTCCTGGGCCCCTGGAGGGAGTTTCAGGCGGCCGCGGAGCGGCTCACTCGGGGTGACTTCGCCGCCCGCCTGGACGACGTCTCCTCGGGAGATCTGGCTCCCGCCGGAAAGGCCTTCAATCAGATGGCGGAGGCGTTCTCGCGTTCCCTGTCCCTGGCGAGGGAGCGGGAGGAGCGCCTCGCGGCGGTGCTCGACGCGAGCGACCGTGCCATCTTTCTTCTCGACCGGGAAGGCCGCGTCCTCCTGGCCAATCCCTCCACACAGACCCTCTTCCCGCGGTTCGACCGAGAGGTGGGCCTCGCCAGCCTGGGCCTCGCGGGCCTCGCCTCCCTGGTGGAGGACGCACGGACGACCCGGACACTCCAGAGGCGGACCTTCGAGGAAAAAGAGCGGGGGCGGGGGCGAAGCTTCATCGCTCAGGCCACGCCCCTGGAGAGGGACGTGGTCGTGGTGTACCTGCGCGACCGCACGGCGGAAGCCGCGTTGGAAAGGGTCAAGGCGGATCTCGTGGCCAACGTCTCCCACGAGCTCCGGACACCCCTCACGGCGCTGGCCTCCCTGGCCGAACTCCTGCAGGACGACACCCTGCCGGCCGAGCGCAGGCGCCATTTTCTGGAGAGGCTCGAACACCAGGTGCGCCGGATGGCCCGCCTCGTGGACGACCTCCTGACCCTTTCCCGCCTCGAGGAGACCGGGGCGGTGGAGGCCTCCGCCCCCCTGGCCCTCGGCCCCTTCGTGGAGGAGCTGGTGAGGTCGCTGGAGCCCCTGGCGGCCCGGGCGGACGTGGCGCTTCAGGCATCCGTGGCCGAGGGGCTCCGCGTCACGGCCGATGCCACGACCCTGGAGGCGGCTCTCAAGAACCTGATGGACAACGCCATCCGGTACAACCGCCCAGGGGGCTGGGTCCGCGTGTCGGCGGAGGCCGAGGACGGGGCCTGGGTCCGGCTGACCGTCTCGGATTCCGGAGAAGGCATCCCGGCGCGGCACCTCTCTCGAATCTTCGAGCGTTTCTACCGGGTCGACCCTCACCGGTCGCGCGAAAAAGGGGGGACCGGGCTCGGGCTCGCCATTGCCAAGCACGCCGCCCAGAAATTGGGCGGCGAGATTGCCGTGGAGAGTACGGTGGGCGAAGGGACCACCTTCACCTTGAGGGTCCCAAGGGTCTCGATCCAGGAGGAGGGGCCGGGCTCGCGGTGACCGACCCGCCGCGCGTCAATGCGGAGGCGCCGGGATGGATCGGTGCGCCGTGGGGAACGGGCCCCGCGCTTTCATGGAGCGCGGGATCCGCCCGACGCGCGCCCCTCGCCGCGGTCCCCGGTTCCCCCTCTTGTGCCCACATACCGTATACTCTGCCGTAGGAGGTCGCCATGGACGAGCGGGTCGTCGCCCTCTTGCGTGGGGCGAGGGAGATTGCGGTCGTGGGCATCTCGGATAAGCCCGACCGCCCCAGCCATTATGTGGCCGCATACCTTCAACAGTGCGGGTACAGCGTGCTTCCGGTCAATCCCGTCCTCCCCGAGGTGCTGGGCGTCAAGTGCCATCGGGACCTTGCTGCCATCGGAAGGCCTGTGGACATCGTGGACGTGTTCCGAAAACCCGAGGCCGTGCCCGACATCGTGGAGGAGGCCATCGCCGCGAAGGCCCGGGCCCTCTGGCTCCAGGAAGGGATCCGCCACGACGAGGCGGCGAGGAGGGCGGAGGAAGCCGGCCTGATGGTGATCCAGGACCTGTGCATAAAAAAGGTGCTTGAGGCGCTCGGGGGGCGCCCGTGAAGGCCCGGCGGCTCGGAACCGCGGCCCTCGCCCTGGCCCTTGCCCTCGTCTCCCTGGGGGCGGGCCCCGCCCATCGGTTCGAGGCCTCCGGAAGCCGGGGGTGGATCAAATTCTCGGGAGGGGGAAGAATCCGCCTGGAAGGAAAGGGGACCCTGAAGATCCGAAACGCTTCCAACCTCCAATTGGAGGTCCAAGGAACCTGGGGGAGCCTGGAACCGGTCCTCGATGGCGCGGACTACTACCACTTCCAAGGCTCGGTGGACAGCGTGGGCCTGGGGGGACGATTCGAAATCCGGGGATGGGACCTGCGACTCACGGTGCATGGGCGCGGCAAAGCGAGGTTCCGAGGAGAGGGGTCTTGCCGCCTCGACGAGGGGCAGGCGATCCCCTGGACCGACCACCCCGAGCGATGGACCAAGGTCGATTTCGAAGACTAACACCCGTGGGCTGAAGCGCTTCCAGTGAGGGGACCGTGAAGGACAACGAGACCGCCGACCGGCCCGTGATCGGCGAACTCCTCTTCCGGGAGGGGCTCGTCTCGCGGGAACAACTGGAGCAGGCTCTGGCGGCCCAGCAGAAACAAGGCGGCAGGTTGGGGTATCACCTGATCCGCCTGGGATTCGTGGACGTCCAACGGCTCAGCCGGTTCCTCCGGGAATCCATGGGCCTGATTCCCTACGACCTCGTGCAGTGGGTCACCGACCCGGCCGTCACGGACCACCTTCCGGCGAACATCGCCCAGTTCTACCAGGTGGTCCCCGTGGAGCGGAAGGGGAACGTCCTCACCGTCGCCATCGCCGACCTGGACAACCCGAGCCTGATGCCGGCCCTGGAGGAACTCACCGGGCTCCGCATCGACCCTCTCGTGTGCCCGCGGGAGACCGTAATCCGCGCCCTGGAGCACTTCTATGGACTGGCGAAGGACCCGGGGGTCGTGCGGAATCCGGCGGGAGACCATCTCTTCGTCCTCTCGAACCAGCGCCACCATATCCGCCCCCTCCACTGGTCCACCCTGAAAAGGGACTCTTCCGCCACGGACTGGCTTCGAACGATCCTCACCGAGGCCATCCGGACGGGGTGCCGGAGCGTGGCCATCAAACCCGCCGAGACCGGCCTCAAGATCGCCATGGGCCGGCAAGGGAAGATGGAAGACCGCTTTTCCCTCGCCCCGGGAAAGCGGGAGGAGATGGACGCCCTCGTCCGTGAACTCTCGGGGATCCGAGACTCGGCCAAGAACGTACGCCAGGAGGGGAGGGTCCGCCTCCAGGTGGAATCCCGGTTCCTGACCCTCTCCGTCAGGGGAATGAGCACCCTGCAGGGTACCCGCTACGCGCTGACGCTTTACGACGAGCGCCTGTTCCCGAGGGACTGGGATCGCCTCGGTTCCCAGCTCGAGCCCACCGAGGCGCGCTCCTTGCGAAGCGCCTTCGACGGCCCGATGGGGCTCGTCCTCCTCTGCGGCGCCC
Encoded proteins:
- the acpP gene encoding acyl carrier protein, translating into MNIEQKVISIIADQLSVDEAEVKPEAHFINDLGADSLDTVELIMAFEEEFGIEISDEEAEKIQTVQAAIDYIKAHAEKK
- a CDS encoding response regulator; protein product: MAARVAVVEDDLDILETLVYTLEREGYETSGFPDGAQALLAFRDKVPDLCLIDWMLPGMSGLDLCRILKADQRFARTAILMLTARGTEMDAVTGLNAGADDYVVKPFRSRELLARVRALLRRTQPADTAGALRRVGDLWLDTHTYRAGWKDKAFDLTPTEFKILELLVRHPDRVYSRGQVLSNLWPDDRAVEDRAVDVHIARLREKMGPAAALVETVRGVGYRLKAQE
- a CDS encoding ATP-binding protein, with the translated sequence MRSFRRLLVLLAVSWLLAAWGGGLEGLPLWIFRTGLLVGAAALAARWVLGPWREFQAAAERLTRGDFAARLDDVSSGDLAPAGKAFNQMAEAFSRSLSLAREREERLAAVLDASDRAIFLLDREGRVLLANPSTQTLFPRFDREVGLASLGLAGLASLVEDARTTRTLQRRTFEEKERGRGRSFIAQATPLERDVVVVYLRDRTAEAALERVKADLVANVSHELRTPLTALASLAELLQDDTLPAERRRHFLERLEHQVRRMARLVDDLLTLSRLEETGAVEASAPLALGPFVEELVRSLEPLAARADVALQASVAEGLRVTADATTLEAALKNLMDNAIRYNRPGGWVRVSAEAEDGAWVRLTVSDSGEGIPARHLSRIFERFYRVDPHRSREKGGTGLGLAIAKHAAQKLGGEIAVESTVGEGTTFTLRVPRVSIQEEGPGSR
- a CDS encoding CoA-binding protein, producing MDERVVALLRGAREIAVVGISDKPDRPSHYVAAYLQQCGYSVLPVNPVLPEVLGVKCHRDLAAIGRPVDIVDVFRKPEAVPDIVEEAIAAKARALWLQEGIRHDEAARRAEEAGLMVIQDLCIKKVLEALGGRP
- a CDS encoding ATPase, T2SS/T4P/T4SS family, with protein sequence MKDNETADRPVIGELLFREGLVSREQLEQALAAQQKQGGRLGYHLIRLGFVDVQRLSRFLRESMGLIPYDLVQWVTDPAVTDHLPANIAQFYQVVPVERKGNVLTVAIADLDNPSLMPALEELTGLRIDPLVCPRETVIRALEHFYGLAKDPGVVRNPAGDHLFVLSNQRHHIRPLHWSTLKRDSSATDWLRTILTEAIRTGCRSVAIKPAETGLKIAMGRQGKMEDRFSLAPGKREEMDALVRELSGIRDSAKNVRQEGRVRLQVESRFLTLSVRGMSTLQGTRYALTLYDERLFPRDWDRLGSQLEPTEARSLRSAFDGPMGLVLLCGAPGPGMNHLYYSLLSSLKDRCGPIVSLEEYALLGIEGIAQMEASREEGATWPELVTVALRQEPGLFACFPVKERATMEMILLAAAHTRVLAVLHQPSAAAALRWLLRNQFRSPLRAGILKGILTAVSIPTLCPRCKLPVEVPGRSGRTYGLQTRQGCEECLAWESLPTEEILEWLPMGPPAIGRIGQEGELGDMHHAVLEQGGVPLAHRVLLRAQEGVLDGQEAQEYLP